A genomic stretch from Natronomonas gomsonensis includes:
- a CDS encoding DUF5808 domain-containing protein gives MTDKPQSGELFGVPYNFERPSLGRMMSAYWQPDEGMLVEKPFGIGYTLNLANWRSWIVLAVAGALFYQQRQASEAATEDDTEEPVEVVVDD, from the coding sequence ATGACCGACAAGCCGCAGTCCGGCGAACTGTTCGGCGTGCCGTACAACTTCGAACGACCGTCGCTCGGACGGATGATGAGCGCTTACTGGCAACCCGACGAGGGCATGCTCGTCGAGAAGCCGTTCGGCATCGGCTACACGCTCAACCTCGCCAACTGGCGGTCGTGGATAGTGCTGGCCGTCGCCGGCGCGCTGTTCTACCAGCAGCGACAGGCCAGCGAAGCCGCGACCGAGGACGACACCGAAGAGCCTGTCGAAGTCGTTGTTGACGACTAG
- the hisS gene encoding histidine--tRNA ligase — translation MYDRLKGFRDFYPGEMSARREVTDAVEEQLRRYGFREVGTPAMERTEMYVDKSGEEIVEELYTFEDKGGRNVALTPELTPTVARMVVAKQQALQKPIKWFSTRPFWRYEQVQQGRFREFYQTNVDIFGVSDPEADAEILAAAADVLTELGLTAEDFEFRVSHRDILGGLLESLDSDVDIADAIRAVDKSQKIDDAEYHELLVEAGLTREEAESFDAVLATDDLDDLVEFAGTDRVASAVENLRAVLDAADDFGADEFCTVSLETARGLDYYTGVVFECFDTAGEVSRSVFGGGRYDDLIEGFGGQPTPAVGVGIGHATLSLLCQRAGVWPEEELTTDYYVLTVGDTRDVAADIARQLRASGNVVESNLTGRGFGDQLGYADGINAETVVVVGEQDLADDAVTLKDMASGDQKQVPLEAFPGEYDRPTYDDY, via the coding sequence ATGTACGACCGGCTGAAGGGGTTCCGCGATTTCTACCCCGGCGAGATGTCTGCCCGGCGGGAGGTCACCGACGCCGTAGAGGAGCAACTGCGTCGGTACGGCTTCCGAGAGGTCGGGACGCCGGCGATGGAGCGGACCGAGATGTACGTCGACAAATCGGGCGAGGAAATCGTCGAAGAGCTGTACACCTTCGAGGACAAAGGCGGCCGAAACGTCGCGTTGACGCCGGAGTTGACGCCGACGGTCGCACGGATGGTCGTCGCCAAACAGCAGGCGTTACAGAAGCCCATCAAGTGGTTCTCGACGCGGCCGTTCTGGCGCTACGAACAGGTCCAGCAGGGCCGGTTCCGGGAGTTCTACCAGACGAACGTCGACATCTTCGGCGTCTCCGACCCCGAAGCCGACGCAGAAATCCTCGCGGCCGCCGCCGACGTGTTGACCGAACTCGGATTGACCGCCGAGGACTTCGAGTTCCGGGTCTCCCACCGCGACATATTGGGTGGCCTGTTGGAGTCCCTCGACAGCGACGTGGATATCGCCGATGCGATTCGCGCTGTCGACAAGAGCCAGAAGATAGACGACGCGGAGTACCACGAGTTGCTCGTCGAGGCCGGTCTAACACGGGAGGAAGCGGAGTCCTTCGATGCGGTGTTGGCGACCGACGACCTCGACGACCTCGTCGAGTTCGCCGGCACCGACCGCGTGGCGTCGGCCGTCGAGAACCTGCGTGCAGTGCTCGACGCCGCCGACGACTTCGGTGCCGACGAGTTCTGTACGGTCTCCTTGGAGACCGCCCGCGGACTGGATTACTACACCGGGGTCGTCTTCGAGTGCTTCGACACCGCCGGGGAGGTGTCGCGGTCGGTGTTCGGCGGCGGTCGCTACGACGACCTCATCGAGGGGTTCGGCGGCCAACCGACGCCCGCGGTCGGCGTCGGCATCGGCCACGCCACCCTGAGCCTGCTGTGTCAGCGGGCGGGCGTCTGGCCCGAGGAGGAACTGACGACGGATTACTACGTCCTGACGGTCGGTGACACCCGCGACGTCGCCGCCGATATCGCCCGTCAACTCCGGGCGTCCGGCAACGTCGTCGAGTCGAATCTGACGGGTCGCGGGTTCGGTGACCAACTCGGCTACGCCGACGGTATCAACGCCGAAACGGTCGTCGTCGTGGGCGAACAGGACCTCGCAGACGACGCCGTGACGCTGAAGGACATGGCGTCGGGCGACCAGAAACAGGTGCCACTCGAGGCGTTCCCCGGCGAGTACGACCGGCCGACGTACGACGACTACTGA